Proteins encoded in a region of the Corynebacterium breve genome:
- a CDS encoding branched-chain amino acid transporter permease, which translates to MILASAGLPEGVTVGGVFAVVLPIALVTLLLRAFPFWFLKLLKGSPFVGLLGLMMPVGVMVVLVIYTLFSQVDAPGGLVASLLGVAVTLLLHWWKRDSGLSILGGTIFYMILVNLVF; encoded by the coding sequence ATGATTCTCGCTTCAGCCGGTTTGCCCGAAGGTGTCACTGTAGGCGGCGTCTTCGCGGTCGTCTTGCCGATCGCGCTTGTGACGCTGCTTCTGCGCGCGTTCCCCTTCTGGTTCTTGAAACTACTTAAGGGAAGTCCGTTCGTCGGCCTACTCGGGTTGATGATGCCTGTGGGCGTCATGGTGGTGCTTGTAATCTACACGCTCTTTAGCCAAGTAGACGCCCCTGGTGGCCTGGTGGCCTCCCTGCTGGGCGTGGCTGTCACCTTGCTGCTCCATTGGTGGAAGCGCGATTCTGGACTGTCAATCCTGGGCGGCACAATTTTCTACATGATTCTTGTGAACTTAGTGTTCTAG
- a CDS encoding AzlC family ABC transporter permease: MGVSRETSNEIKAGIHETWAVGLGLIPLGLAFGLLMTQTGFAWWWTPIISILIFAGSAEFLSITLIMQGVGPLSAAFTGLMVNFRHIFYGLTFPRHTINSRLGRAYSTYGLIDEAYAIASARDPKEPITGTRLLTIQIFCQLLWVIPGIIGALAGEVLPSDLKGMDFALTALFVVLAWESFKNNKDYSLPIFAAVLTVVGGLLFPSSMLVFALTAYFVLLIIRYLSPRLDSALTWRRAEDAI, translated from the coding sequence ATGGGTGTTTCACGTGAAACATCGAACGAAATCAAGGCAGGCATCCATGAGACTTGGGCGGTCGGCCTCGGCCTGATCCCCCTCGGCCTCGCGTTCGGTCTGCTCATGACGCAGACCGGATTCGCTTGGTGGTGGACCCCCATCATCTCAATCCTCATTTTTGCGGGTTCAGCCGAATTCCTTTCGATCACCCTCATCATGCAAGGCGTCGGCCCCCTTTCGGCGGCCTTTACCGGGCTGATGGTCAACTTCCGCCACATCTTTTACGGGCTCACATTCCCCCGCCATACCATTAACTCCCGCCTGGGGCGTGCGTACTCTACCTACGGGCTTATCGACGAGGCCTATGCCATCGCGTCTGCGCGCGACCCCAAGGAGCCCATTACCGGTACACGCCTGCTGACAATCCAGATCTTTTGCCAGCTTCTCTGGGTGATCCCGGGAATTATCGGCGCATTGGCCGGCGAGGTGCTTCCGTCCGACCTCAAGGGCATGGATTTCGCGCTGACGGCTTTGTTCGTCGTCTTGGCGTGGGAGAGCTTTAAGAACAACAAGGACTACTCACTGCCAATTTTCGCAGCCGTGTTGACGGTTGTTGGCGGGCTGCTCTTCCCTAGTTCAATGCTGGTATTCGCGCTGACGGCATACTTTGTTCTGCTGATTATCCGCTACTTGTCGCCACGGTTGGATAGCGCATTGACCTGGCGCCGAGCGGAGGATGCAATATGA
- a CDS encoding YqgE/AlgH family protein, with protein sequence MSEYFYGDRLFTALEREEPAAGMLLVAAPGMFSPEFARSIVLIVEHNESYTFGVVLTERSEIAVYNVLPEWLPAVAKPQALYVGGPVSPQSVVGVGVTKPDVIIEEHEPFTRLANRLVHVDLRVQPHEVTELLDGMRMFAGYAEWAPGQLQDEIERGDWYVAPALPGDVIAPGSADLWGDVMRRQPMPLPLFSTFPVSIEDN encoded by the coding sequence ATGAGTGAGTACTTCTACGGTGACCGACTGTTTACGGCTCTGGAGCGCGAGGAGCCGGCCGCGGGCATGTTGCTTGTTGCTGCCCCTGGGATGTTCTCGCCGGAGTTCGCGCGCTCCATCGTGCTGATCGTTGAGCATAACGAGTCGTACACCTTCGGCGTGGTGCTTACGGAGCGCAGCGAGATCGCCGTATACAACGTGCTGCCCGAGTGGTTGCCCGCCGTGGCCAAACCGCAGGCGCTGTACGTCGGAGGTCCCGTAAGCCCGCAGTCGGTTGTCGGCGTGGGTGTGACCAAGCCCGACGTAATAATCGAGGAACACGAGCCGTTCACTCGCCTGGCCAACCGGCTAGTCCATGTAGATCTGCGGGTGCAGCCGCACGAGGTCACTGAGCTGCTCGACGGCATGCGCATGTTCGCCGGATATGCCGAGTGGGCACCGGGTCAGCTGCAGGATGAGATCGAACGGGGCGATTGGTACGTGGCCCCTGCCCTGCCGGGCGATGTGATCGCGCCGGGCAGTGCCGATCTGTGGGGAGATGTGATGCGGCGTCAGCCAATGCCTTTGCCGCTGTTCTCCACCTTTCCGGTATCAATCGAGGATAACTAA
- a CDS encoding CCA tRNA nucleotidyltransferase produces MAQASASIDSLGGLLESLVRKFHDEGESLYLVGGPVRDAFLGRLGNDLDFTTSARPDVVYRILEEWGETVWDMGIEFGTVSTVKAGQQIEITTFRADLYDGVTRNPEVTFGDTLVGDLVRRDFACNAIAVEFLLIDDQLSTTLHDPVNGLKDLFNGVLDTPQSPEVSFRDDPLRMLRAARFVSQLGFSVAPRVRQAMTDMAGEIQRITVERIQAELDKLMLGDAPWDGIDLLVETGIADYVLPEVSALRMTEDEHMQHKDVYRHSLTVLKQAVEKEDEGPDLVLRWAALLHDIGKPDTRAKKESGGVSFHHHEVVGAKLARKRLRALKYPKSTTQDIGQLVYLHMRFHGFGEGQWTDSAVRRYVNDAGELLPKLHKLVRADSTTRNPKKAARLQRTYDHLEDRIAEIAEKEDLASVRPDLDGNEIMQILDLKPGPDVGRAWGFMKELRLERGPLERDEAIAELRAWWESENRHE; encoded by the coding sequence ATGGCCCAGGCGAGCGCGTCGATCGATAGTCTCGGCGGTCTGCTGGAATCTTTGGTGCGCAAGTTTCACGACGAGGGCGAGTCCCTCTATTTGGTCGGTGGCCCTGTCCGCGACGCATTTCTTGGACGCCTTGGCAACGACCTCGACTTCACTACCTCCGCCCGACCCGACGTTGTCTACCGCATTCTTGAAGAATGGGGCGAAACCGTTTGGGATATGGGTATCGAGTTTGGCACGGTATCCACCGTGAAGGCCGGTCAACAGATCGAGATCACGACGTTTCGTGCGGACCTCTACGACGGCGTCACCCGCAACCCAGAGGTCACATTCGGCGACACCCTTGTAGGCGACCTCGTGCGACGCGATTTTGCATGCAATGCCATCGCAGTCGAGTTCTTGCTTATCGACGACCAACTGAGCACCACGCTCCACGACCCGGTCAATGGGCTAAAGGACCTTTTCAATGGTGTGCTGGACACTCCCCAATCCCCTGAGGTGAGCTTCCGCGACGATCCGCTGCGGATGCTACGGGCCGCGCGTTTTGTCTCCCAGTTGGGTTTCTCCGTGGCACCTCGCGTGCGCCAGGCCATGACGGATATGGCCGGCGAGATCCAGCGCATCACTGTCGAGCGCATCCAGGCCGAGTTGGACAAACTCATGCTTGGCGACGCCCCCTGGGATGGCATCGATCTGCTCGTCGAAACTGGCATCGCTGATTATGTTCTGCCGGAAGTCTCCGCACTGCGCATGACCGAGGACGAGCACATGCAGCACAAGGACGTCTACCGTCACTCGCTGACAGTGTTGAAGCAGGCCGTGGAGAAGGAAGACGAAGGCCCCGATTTGGTGCTGCGCTGGGCGGCGCTTCTGCACGACATCGGTAAGCCAGACACGCGCGCGAAGAAGGAAAGCGGCGGAGTTTCCTTCCACCACCATGAGGTGGTTGGCGCCAAGCTGGCTCGGAAGCGCTTGCGTGCCCTGAAGTACCCGAAGAGCACTACGCAAGACATCGGCCAGCTGGTGTACCTACATATGCGTTTCCACGGTTTCGGCGAGGGGCAATGGACGGATTCGGCTGTTCGTCGCTACGTAAATGATGCCGGTGAGTTGCTGCCGAAGTTGCACAAGCTCGTGCGCGCCGACTCCACCACGCGGAACCCGAAAAAGGCCGCGCGTCTACAACGCACCTACGACCACCTGGAAGATCGCATCGCTGAGATCGCCGAGAAGGAAGACTTGGCCAGCGTGCGCCCCGACCTAGACGGCAACGAGATCATGCAGATTCTAGATTTGAAGCCCGGGCCGGACGTAGGTCGCGCCTGGGGATTTATGAAGGAGTTGCGCCTGGAGCGTGGCCCCTTGGAACGCGATGAGGCGATCGCAGAGTTGCGCGCCTGGTGGGAAAGTGAGAATCGCCATGAGTGA
- a CDS encoding NUDIX hydrolase — protein sequence MTDNSRPQTQSTSGSGGDRPTSGDNQAQRPRKKRRRGRRPASNQGNAQGGNQESNQNKKQSAEPNSGKPASGEGTQKRSRRRRRRKSTGAAGATAPQAQGTESSQKSGQKSGQKSAQSNRKRGGSQRNSNRNRRPANSPQQRRQQQASSRMETRDETSAGGLVVSGMAEAVAADGSVDLSRIYVALIGRLDRRGRLLWSMPKGHVEPGEHQWQTAEREVWEETGIYGEAFYSLGVIDYWFVSDNVRIHKTVHHNLLRYVDGVLNDEDPEVTEVTWVPVDELIEHLAYADERKLARQALDHMPELARKEHEAGRATPR from the coding sequence ATGACTGATAACTCTCGGCCCCAGACCCAAAGCACATCGGGCTCTGGCGGCGATCGTCCCACCTCGGGCGATAACCAAGCGCAGCGACCGCGCAAGAAGCGCCGTCGCGGGCGCCGTCCTGCCTCAAATCAGGGCAATGCGCAGGGCGGAAACCAGGAGTCTAACCAAAACAAGAAGCAGTCAGCGGAGCCGAACTCGGGAAAGCCCGCATCGGGCGAGGGAACCCAGAAGCGATCTCGGCGCCGCCGCCGGCGCAAGTCCACCGGAGCAGCCGGGGCAACAGCACCCCAGGCTCAAGGCACTGAGAGCTCGCAAAAATCCGGACAGAAGTCAGGGCAAAAATCCGCTCAATCCAACCGCAAACGTGGCGGCAGCCAGCGCAATAGCAACCGGAATCGCCGCCCAGCGAACAGCCCACAGCAACGTCGCCAGCAGCAGGCCAGCTCTCGCATGGAAACTCGCGACGAGACCAGCGCAGGCGGTTTGGTCGTCTCCGGAATGGCCGAGGCCGTCGCAGCGGACGGTTCGGTGGACCTCTCGCGTATCTATGTCGCATTGATCGGCCGCCTCGACCGTCGGGGCCGCCTCCTCTGGTCGATGCCCAAGGGCCACGTGGAACCGGGCGAGCATCAGTGGCAAACAGCAGAGCGCGAGGTCTGGGAAGAAACCGGTATCTACGGGGAGGCTTTCTACTCCCTCGGCGTGATCGATTACTGGTTTGTGTCCGATAACGTGCGTATTCACAAAACCGTGCATCACAACCTCTTGCGCTACGTAGACGGAGTGCTTAACGACGAAGACCCAGAGGTCACCGAAGTTACATGGGTTCCGGTCGATGAGCTCATTGAGCACCTGGCGTACGCCGACGAGCGCAAGTTGGCTCGCCAAGCGCTTGATCACATGCCGGAACTGGCCAGAAAGGAACACGAGGCCGGAAGGGCAACCCCGCGGTGA